A window of the Synechococcus sp. LTW-R genome harbors these coding sequences:
- a CDS encoding NAD(P)H-binding protein produces the protein MQVLVIGGTGTLGRQIARQALDAGHQVRCMVRSPRKAAFLQEWGCELTRGDLLEPDSLDYALEGQEAVIDAATARATDPGSVYDTDWTGKLNLLNACERAGVKRFVFLSLLGAEKHRDVPLMDIKHCTEQALIDSDFDYTILRGVAFMQGLISQIAIPVLESQTVWVSGTPTPIAYMNTQDLARFAVAALSRAETSRKAFPVVGNRAWSTGEITQMCEKYTSKSARVIRVQPFLLRLMQSISAFFEPSVNVAERLAFDKVMGGGEPLSAPMEESYAAFGLDPAETTDMEAYLKEYYDTILKRLRDMEADLDKDAKKKLPF, from the coding sequence ATGCAGGTCCTGGTGATCGGTGGAACCGGAACCCTGGGTCGCCAGATCGCACGTCAGGCCTTGGATGCCGGCCATCAGGTCCGCTGCATGGTTCGCTCGCCGCGCAAGGCAGCGTTCCTGCAGGAGTGGGGTTGTGAGCTGACCCGCGGCGATCTGCTCGAGCCCGACAGCCTCGACTACGCCCTGGAGGGCCAAGAGGCCGTCATCGACGCAGCCACCGCCCGCGCGACGGATCCCGGCAGCGTCTACGACACCGACTGGACCGGAAAGCTGAATCTCCTGAACGCCTGTGAGCGGGCTGGGGTCAAGCGTTTCGTCTTCCTGTCACTGCTCGGCGCGGAGAAGCATCGCGATGTCCCCTTGATGGACATCAAGCACTGCACCGAGCAGGCGCTGATCGACTCCGACTTCGATTACACGATCCTGCGGGGTGTGGCCTTCATGCAGGGCCTGATCAGTCAGATCGCGATCCCGGTTCTCGAAAGTCAGACGGTTTGGGTGAGCGGCACGCCGACGCCGATCGCCTACATGAACACCCAGGACCTGGCCCGCTTTGCTGTGGCGGCCCTGAGCCGGGCTGAAACCAGCCGCAAGGCGTTCCCGGTGGTGGGGAACCGTGCTTGGAGCACCGGTGAGATCACCCAGATGTGTGAGAAATACACCTCCAAGAGCGCTCGCGTGATCCGAGTGCAGCCCTTCCTGCTGCGTCTGATGCAGAGCATCAGCGCCTTCTTTGAGCCGTCGGTGAACGTCGCGGAACGTCTGGCCTTCGACAAGGTGATGGGCGGCGGCGAACCCCTTTCGGCACCGATGGAGGAGAGCTATGCCGCCTTTGGCCTCGATCCGGCGGAGACCACCGACATGGAGGCGTATCTGAAGGAGTACTACGACACGATCCTCAAGCGCCTGCGGGACATGGAGGCGGACCTGGACAAGGACGCCAAGAAGAAACTGCCCTTCTGA
- the petM gene encoding cytochrome b6-f complex subunit PetM, giving the protein MASEIFGTAALFWILIPLGLVGGALLLKLQGDN; this is encoded by the coding sequence ATGGCCTCGGAAATCTTCGGCACCGCAGCGCTGTTCTGGATTCTGATTCCCCTGGGTCTGGTGGGTGGCGCCCTGCTGCTGAAGCTTCAAGGCGACAACTGA